The following are encoded in a window of Vigna unguiculata cultivar IT97K-499-35 chromosome 8, ASM411807v1, whole genome shotgun sequence genomic DNA:
- the LOC114195568 gene encoding molybdate transporter 1-like — MFNIHKFTSLCCYNKFENFKAKVAFSMAMAHKNPTSIPISDPEAQEITPTPTPSTAAPAKGYSAKVVVKKVKNNLVFHSKWGELNGAMGDLGTYIPIVLALTLARDLNLGTTLIFTGVYNIITGAIYGVPMPVQPMKSIAAQALSDTTFGVPEIMAAGILTGGVLFVLGVTGLMKLVYMLIPLCVVRGIQLAQGLSFALTAVKYVRKVQDLPKSKSLGDRHWFGLDGLVLAIVCLCFIVIVNGAGEKNRGCCEGVQSGGDDMQNEVARNKRRSRVRRVIFSLPSAFMVFVLGVVLAFVRRHEVVHEIKFGPSSIEVVKFSKHAWKKGFVKGAIPQLPLSILNSVVAVCKLSSDLFPGKDFSATSLSVTVGLMNLVGSWFGAMPSCHGAGGLAGQYKFGGRSGGCVALLGVAKLALGLVLGSSLAHILRQFPVGILGVLLLFAGIELAMCCRDMNTKEDSFVMLICTAVSLVGSSAALGFLCGMIIYVLLRLRNWSRDKPLSAIWMHKNPEQV; from the coding sequence ATGTTTAACATTCATAAATTCACTTCTCTTTGTTGTTACAACAAGTTTGAGAATTTCAAAGCAAAGGTAGCGTTTTCAATGGCAATGGCACACAAAAACCCTACTTCGATTCCAATCTCAGATCCTGAAGCACAGGAAATCACTCCAACTCCTACTCCTTCCACCGCCGCACCGGCGAAAGGTTACTCGGCCAAAGTGGTGGTGAAAAAAGTGAAGAACAACCttgtttttcattcaaaatgGGGTGAACTGAACGGAGCCATGGGTGATCTTGGCACTTATATACCAATAGTGTTGGCCTTGACCCTTGCCAGGGACCTCAACCTTGGCACCACACTCATCTTCACAGGTGTCTACAACATCATCACTGGAGCCATCTATGGCGTCCCCATGCCGGTCCAGCCCATGAAATCCATCGCAGCTCAGGCCTTGTCGGACACAACCTTCGGCGTCCCGGAGATCATGGCCGCCGGAATATTAACCGGTGGGGTGTTGTTTGTTCTGGGTGTGACAGGGTTGATGAAGCTTGTGTACATGTTGATTCCTCTGTGTGTTGTGAGGGGAATTCAGCTGGCACAGGGCTTGTCTTTTGCTCTCACAGCGGTTAAGTATGTGAGGAAAGTTCAGGACTTGCCAAAGAGCAAATCTCTGGGTGACAGACACTGGTTTGGGTTGGATGGGTTGGTTTTGGctattgtgtgtttgtgtttcatTGTGATTGTGAATGGGGCTGGGGAGAAGAATAGAGGGTGCTGTGAGGGAGTGCAAAGTGGGGGTGATGATATGCAAAATGAGGTTGCAAGAAACAAGAGAAGAAGTAGGGTGAGAAGGGTTATTTTCTCACTGCCTTCAGCTTTCATGGTGTTTGTGTTGGGGGTTGTTTTGGCCTTTGTGAGGAGGCATGAGGTGGTGCATGAGATAAAGTTTGGACCATCATCAATAGAGGTGGTGAAGTTCTCAAAGCATGCATGGAAGAAAGGGTTTGTGAAGGGTGCAATTCCTCAACTTCCACTGTCAATTTTGAACTCTGTGGTGGCTGTTTGCAAGTTGTCATCAGATCTGTTTCCAGGAAAGGATTTCTCAGCCACTTCATTGTCAGTGACAGTGGGGTTGATGAACTTGGTTGGAAGTTGGTTTGGTGCAATGCCAAGTTGCCATGGTGCTGGTGGACTTGCAGGGCAATATAAGTTTGGTGGTAGGAGTGGTGGTTGTGTGGCACTTCTTGGTGTTGCCAAATTAGCTTTGGGTTTGGTGTTGGGAAGTTCTTTGGCACACATCTTAAGGCAATTTCCTGTGGGAATTTTAGGGGTGTTGCTACTTTTTGCTGGAATAGAACTAGCCATGTGTTGTAGGGACATGAACACCAAGGAAGATTCCTTTGTGATGCTTATTTGCACTGCAGTTTCACTTGTGGGATCAAGTGCTGCTCTTGGCTTTTTGTGTGGAATGATTATTTATGTTCTTCTTAGGTTGAGGAATTGGTCAAGGGACAAACCACTTTCTGCCATTTGGATGCACAAAAATCCTGAGCAAGTGTGA